From Salvia splendens isolate huo1 chromosome 3, SspV2, whole genome shotgun sequence, a single genomic window includes:
- the LOC121793521 gene encoding Werner Syndrome-like exonuclease isoform X1, protein MSIHGSLRQLRSLLFVDSRYECKVPEQFAKIFEKGKGMEMPNSDSDWDYPLTDEDLRAIDAVISSVKRHRLDDDAPARSPPNLRRRLPSSLFASQQQQRGLNIPNSPLSSCSSRCYGRIRSPVSHFQEIRFGGRIVYSRTTKEVERSAQELLDFVEAKKKDGGQCYLGLDLEWRPSFRRGVSPGKVAVMQICGDNSCCHVLHLIHSGIPTNLQSLLEDDTSLKVGAGIANDARKLWKDYDVSINTFQDLSDRANQKLGDRKKWGLSSLTEMLLCKQLPKPNILRLGNWEVNVLSNEQLKYAAVDAYVSFYLNQVLNDYPDPVINEATQMDAT, encoded by the exons ATGTCAATTCATGGAAGCCTTCGACAATTGAGAAGCCTCCTCTT TGTAGATAGCAGATACGAATGCAAAGTGCCCGAGCAATTTGCGAAGATTTTCGAAAAGGGGAAGGGGATGGAAATGCCTAATTCAGATTCCGATTGGGATTATCCCCTCACCGATGAAGATCTCCGCGCAATCGACGCCGTAATTTCCTCCGTTAAGCGCCACCGGCTCGATGATGATGCCCCCGCCCGCTCTCCGCCCAATCTACGGCGGCGGTTGCCCAGCTCTCTCTTTGCTTCTCAGCAGCAACAACGGGGTTTGAACATTCCAAATTCCCCCCTTTCTTCTTGCTCTAGCCGCTGTTATGGTAGAATTAGATCCCCGGTTTCACATTTTCAAG AGATAAGATTTGGAGGTCGTATTGTGTATAGCAGAACAACGAAAGAGGTAGAAAGATCTGCACAGGAGCTTCTAGATTTTGTAGAAGCTAAGAAAAAGGATGGTGGTCAGTGCTACCTTGGTCTGGATCTCGAGTGGAGACCATCATTCAGAAGAG GTGTTTCACCTGGGAAGGTTGCAGTTATGCAGATATGTGGCGATAATAGCTGTTGCCATGTGTTGCACTTAATTCATTCTGGAATTCCTACAAATTTGCAAAGCCTTCTTGAAGATGACACTTCCTTAAAG GTGGGTGCTGGCATTGCAAATGATGCAAGAAAGCTTTGGAAAGATTACGATGTATCAATCAACACTTTCCAAGATCTTTCTGATAGAGCCAATCAAAAGCTTGGAGACCGTAAGAAGTGGGGTTTATCATCTTTGACTGAAATGCTGTTATGCAAACAG CTTCCCAAGCCAAATATACTCAGGCTAGGCAATTGGGAAGTTAATGTTCTATCAAACGAACAATTAAAATATGCTGCCGTTGATGCATACGTCTCTTTTTACCTTAATCAG GTTTTGAATGATTATCCAGATCCTGTGATCAATGAAGCAACGCAAATGGATGCCACATAA
- the LOC121793521 gene encoding Werner Syndrome-like exonuclease isoform X2 — MSIHGSLRQLRSLLFVDSRYECKVPEQFAKIFEKGKGMEMPNSDSDWDYPLTDEDLRAIDAVISSVKRHRLDDDAPARSPPNLRRRLPSSLFASQQQQRGLNIPNSPLSSCSSRCYGRIRSPVSHFQEIRFGGRIVYSRTTKEVERSAQELLDFVEAKKKDGGQCYLGLDLEWRPSFRRGVSPGKVAVMQICGDNSCCHVLHLIHSGIPTNLQSLLEDDTSLKVGAGIANDARKLWKDYDVSINTFQDLSDRANQKLGDRKKWGLSSLTEMLLCKQVYLSSIVCIELSSPLSARSKSSSLLQVLNDYPDPVINEATQMDAT; from the exons ATGTCAATTCATGGAAGCCTTCGACAATTGAGAAGCCTCCTCTT TGTAGATAGCAGATACGAATGCAAAGTGCCCGAGCAATTTGCGAAGATTTTCGAAAAGGGGAAGGGGATGGAAATGCCTAATTCAGATTCCGATTGGGATTATCCCCTCACCGATGAAGATCTCCGCGCAATCGACGCCGTAATTTCCTCCGTTAAGCGCCACCGGCTCGATGATGATGCCCCCGCCCGCTCTCCGCCCAATCTACGGCGGCGGTTGCCCAGCTCTCTCTTTGCTTCTCAGCAGCAACAACGGGGTTTGAACATTCCAAATTCCCCCCTTTCTTCTTGCTCTAGCCGCTGTTATGGTAGAATTAGATCCCCGGTTTCACATTTTCAAG AGATAAGATTTGGAGGTCGTATTGTGTATAGCAGAACAACGAAAGAGGTAGAAAGATCTGCACAGGAGCTTCTAGATTTTGTAGAAGCTAAGAAAAAGGATGGTGGTCAGTGCTACCTTGGTCTGGATCTCGAGTGGAGACCATCATTCAGAAGAG GTGTTTCACCTGGGAAGGTTGCAGTTATGCAGATATGTGGCGATAATAGCTGTTGCCATGTGTTGCACTTAATTCATTCTGGAATTCCTACAAATTTGCAAAGCCTTCTTGAAGATGACACTTCCTTAAAG GTGGGTGCTGGCATTGCAAATGATGCAAGAAAGCTTTGGAAAGATTACGATGTATCAATCAACACTTTCCAAGATCTTTCTGATAGAGCCAATCAAAAGCTTGGAGACCGTAAGAAGTGGGGTTTATCATCTTTGACTGAAATGCTGTTATGCAAACAG GTATACTTATCCTCAATTGTGTGCATTGAGCTTTCTTCCCCTTTGTCAGCTAGAAGTAAGTCTTCCTCCCTGCTCCAGGTTTTGAATGATTATCCAGATCCTGTGATCAATGAAGCAACGCAAATGGATGCCACATAA
- the LOC121793521 gene encoding Werner Syndrome-like exonuclease isoform X3, giving the protein MEMPNSDSDWDYPLTDEDLRAIDAVISSVKRHRLDDDAPARSPPNLRRRLPSSLFASQQQQRGLNIPNSPLSSCSSRCYGRIRSPVSHFQEIRFGGRIVYSRTTKEVERSAQELLDFVEAKKKDGGQCYLGLDLEWRPSFRRGVSPGKVAVMQICGDNSCCHVLHLIHSGIPTNLQSLLEDDTSLKVGAGIANDARKLWKDYDVSINTFQDLSDRANQKLGDRKKWGLSSLTEMLLCKQLPKPNILRLGNWEVNVLSNEQLKYAAVDAYVSFYLNQVLNDYPDPVINEATQMDAT; this is encoded by the exons ATGGAAATGCCTAATTCAGATTCCGATTGGGATTATCCCCTCACCGATGAAGATCTCCGCGCAATCGACGCCGTAATTTCCTCCGTTAAGCGCCACCGGCTCGATGATGATGCCCCCGCCCGCTCTCCGCCCAATCTACGGCGGCGGTTGCCCAGCTCTCTCTTTGCTTCTCAGCAGCAACAACGGGGTTTGAACATTCCAAATTCCCCCCTTTCTTCTTGCTCTAGCCGCTGTTATGGTAGAATTAGATCCCCGGTTTCACATTTTCAAG AGATAAGATTTGGAGGTCGTATTGTGTATAGCAGAACAACGAAAGAGGTAGAAAGATCTGCACAGGAGCTTCTAGATTTTGTAGAAGCTAAGAAAAAGGATGGTGGTCAGTGCTACCTTGGTCTGGATCTCGAGTGGAGACCATCATTCAGAAGAG GTGTTTCACCTGGGAAGGTTGCAGTTATGCAGATATGTGGCGATAATAGCTGTTGCCATGTGTTGCACTTAATTCATTCTGGAATTCCTACAAATTTGCAAAGCCTTCTTGAAGATGACACTTCCTTAAAG GTGGGTGCTGGCATTGCAAATGATGCAAGAAAGCTTTGGAAAGATTACGATGTATCAATCAACACTTTCCAAGATCTTTCTGATAGAGCCAATCAAAAGCTTGGAGACCGTAAGAAGTGGGGTTTATCATCTTTGACTGAAATGCTGTTATGCAAACAG CTTCCCAAGCCAAATATACTCAGGCTAGGCAATTGGGAAGTTAATGTTCTATCAAACGAACAATTAAAATATGCTGCCGTTGATGCATACGTCTCTTTTTACCTTAATCAG GTTTTGAATGATTATCCAGATCCTGTGATCAATGAAGCAACGCAAATGGATGCCACATAA